AAGAAGATAAAACAGTATGCTCACGAACTCAAGGAAATACTTGAGGCTATAGACCTTATGTCAAAAGAGAGAATTGGGTGTTTGCTAGTTTTTGAAAGAGATGTTCCTCTCGGAGACTACATAGCAACTGGAACTCAATTCAACACCAGTATCTCTAAAGAAAAACTACTAGGAATATTCAGCAAAAACTCCTCTTTTCACGACGGAGCAACAATCATAAGAGGCTTAAAGATAGTAGCTGTTGGGTGTGTATTACCAATAGGTCCTGTTCCTGCAGACCTGCTAGTAGACAAAATATCAAAAAGGTTTGGAACCAGACATAGAGCAGGATACGGAGTTTCCAGAGAGACTGATGCAATCGCTATAATAGTATCAGAAGAGACTGGCAAAATCTCAGTAGCAATGGACTTTTATTTTAACTATGATGTTGATCTAGAGGTTGTAGAAAATGTCGTTAAAAACTACTTTGAGCGGTTTGCTAGATAAAATAACAAAAAACTTCACAATAAAGGTAATATCTTTACTCATAGCAATTGGTCTGTGGTTCTACTTAAAAAATCTTGTAACCACAAGCTATGAATTCTACATCCCTTTAAACTATACAAG
The DNA window shown above is from Brevinematia bacterium and carries:
- the cdaA gene encoding diadenylate cyclase CdaA gives rise to the protein MDILNFAKTYLIGAIEVSLIWLMLYKGFILLKKTRAGAIINGILIFVGVGILAKILNFEVISWFFDSIITYSVLILIFIFREEIRDMLLQIGTLRILKRNEKKIKQYAHELKEILEAIDLMSKERIGCLLVFERDVPLGDYIATGTQFNTSISKEKLLGIFSKNSSFHDGATIIRGLKIVAVGCVLPIGPVPADLLVDKISKRFGTRHRAGYGVSRETDAIAIIVSEETGKISVAMDFYFNYDVDLEVVENVVKNYFERFAR